attAGACTGACTAATAAAAGATCTAGattcttcttcaatttgttcATTGATTTTATAATGTTCAATAGTATTTAGACTAGACAGGGAGTTACCATACAAGTGACTGGAAATGCTTCCATTTGGTAATAGCCCAATAGAGTCACAACTTCCAACTTGAGAAACTTGTTTCAAATCCAGAGTGCGGCAAACAAGAAAAACTGCTTCTTCTGTTTGAAATGACTGAATgtcttgaaaaaattgaaaagaaatatttagcATATGACCAATTAATCTAGGAGGACTTTGTTGAGTTTACAATGAGTTATATAATTAAATGCCATATTTTGACTTGAGGAAGGAATTGGATATATCATGGTGACGCAAAATTAAAGATTACCTCTCTATGTATACAACACGGGTTTTCTGTAATGCTAAAACTAGGGTGAATGAATCTATCGAATATgggaaacaaaaaaaggaaagaaaaaaagaaaacatagcCCATGATCAATATTCTTATTCACTAATATATCTTAGGAAAGTTTGTTTAGCCAACTGATACCATGAACTCTTCTAAACtgcaattttaataatttttttctttttagtttataTAGTCTGTCCATTCTGTCTTTGTTAAACATAACAAAGaattttttgtggtttttttttaagagtgtatgtttaattttttttaattgtttatttggTGGGAGTTTGTTACGATCCTTACTATGAGTCACCGTATTGTACTAAGGAAGGGATTGGAAATGGAATGATGGATATGGTTGTGAAAACAGATAATGCAACTAAAGTGTTTGTGAAAATGCAAATGAGAACCACAAGTTTCTATTGACCACAGGAATGCTTGATAAACTTCCAgtttttccctttcttccttGTGTTTTCCTTATATACATAAATACTACCCTGTAACTATGCTTTTGATAGGGTAAACTAACATTAATGATTGGAGTGAAATATTTATGGTTAGTTTTCGGTGAGTTATTCGAATACTTAGGCAAAATCATATGAGTTTATTTATCTTAGATTGGAGTGAAAGTTGTTTATGTGGAGGTGCTGCACCATTGGTAACAATGAAATCCATGgaggtctttttctttttaattttaatttcatcaCTTCCTTTACGCTTCTTTTTATGCTTGTGATTGAAAAAGGGTCTACTGTAGTTACAAGTGGTTTTGActcttcataaaaatatttgcTATAAAGAATTGCTCCGTtataaactaaatatattagtccAATACATAAGGTTTTACAAAAAATCTCTTACTTCTACTATTTTATAGCAAATAGTAGAAGGCTGATTAGTTTTGACATGCACGTACAGATCCAGAATAGGTGATACAATTTTTTGTTATGAAGCATCAAATAGCCTGCACATATGATGTCTCATACATGAAGGAAGTATATAATATCTTTCATTAATAATggctaaacatatatatatatatatatatatatatatatgtactcatAAGCTAAAGCTAAAAATGTATGTATCACATTCTCTGTGTTtgctaataatatattgttagatATAGATTCAGTCATGCATAATAATTATTAGCAAACACAGAGAATGTGACACATGCATTTTTAGCTTTAGCTTATGagtacatatatgtatatatataagcagGTGATGGCTTACTTAGACACTAAGCATATCTAGGCATGCATTAGCATCATatacatttataatattaagctCTCAAATAATGGCCGACAATATTGAAGATACTCATGactgaaaatttttttgttaagtactgattttgttcttttgttatttGTAAGCCCCCATGTATATGGTACTTAGCCCTTTTTTATAAGCTTCCATGTAAATCTGGTTGTTGGATATTGGAGATGATTGATCAATTGTCAACGCAGTGAGTGCACTGCTCCTTTATAATTGCTTTTATGGTGTGTATTGATGCATTTTATGTATAACTACCAGATTGGTGTGTCTAGATGGAAATATCAAATATCCAACAAGGGCTGATACAGTCATGTGAGGAGCTGTTTTGTCCATCCCTCATGCCCAAGTGCATCTTGTTATATCTAACTAGATATAATTTATAACGATAGAAGAGAAACACAGTTGACATATTGTTATAtctatattgttaattatattagtagaaGTACTAAAATTCGAATTCCATATATAGgtgctagttatatatatagagtacaaaagtatttttgtacaaaaattactactgaaactgtatgttttagtggtaatttgttttttaaattttgtaattgagtATTTGCAACAGCTAAAAATCGCTAGAAATAGGTCCAAACTCGTCGCAATTCATTTATTCTAGCGATTTtagtctttaaaaaaatattaaatgcaacaaaggaagcaagcgtTGCTTCTGTTATGGGgtatttgcagcgcttttttgactttttgcaacgattttagttcttgaaaaaaatgttaaatgcaacGAAATAAGCAAGCACTACTTCTGATATGAGGTATTTGGAGCGCTTTTCGATGTTTCCATCGATTTTAgtcattgaaaaaaatgtttaatgCAATAAAGGAAGCAAGCGTTGTTTCTGATATGGGGTATTTGCAGCACTATTGAAAGCTTTTGAAAGGATTAAAATCGCTGGAATTGCTCAAAAGCAGCGATCCTAATGGAAATTTTATAATCCATTCCCAGCGtgctattttataatttgcaaCGAAAATatatcgctgcaattgattCTATTTGCAacgtttttacttttttctatatCTCTGCAATTGATAAAAAATGAAAGGTTTATAGCGTCGAACATATAAAGAACTAAATGCTGTTTTTGATCGATTGCAGCGTTTTTCATAGTATTTGCAATGATTTTGAGCgctgattttaattttaattgaattgaaattaaaattaaaagttgaataaaatattgttagaatatatattttttaatattatttttattttgagatttaaaaaagttgaattatttattttatttttaaaaaaatttaaaaaaattataataattagatgagttGAGAGAATGAGAAAACAAACCATACGATCGAAGACTAATGGATCGCACGCATGCAAGAACTAGAGTGAATCCAGCCAAATATGTCAGAAGCAATGCAAAGGATCATTAGGAAACAAACAATTATAGGaagtttaattatattaaacaaACGATATTGAAATTGGGAACTTTCTTGTCTTTATTTTCAGCCAGTTTGTGGGCAGGTGTGGATTGGGAAGGAGGATTTGGAAAGGGATTAATTATTCCCAACGAATTGGAGTTAAAGCGGGGATCGAAATTCAGAAGCATGCGTCCCCGGATATCAACTGTCAAGCAAGGCCAGCTGCCGTGCTTGAATTTGTTTGCATTCTTTTTGCCGTCCAAGAGTTCACGCGTATTCTTCCTtttagaagaaatattttagtcgGGGGATACTGACAAGAAATAGAATTATGTTACTGAGAGACGAGAAAACGACAAAATGCCTAGTTCATCCATCAGTCGAGAATTTTGGGACGTCGATTTTAAAACGCAAAAACAAAGTTTAGTGTTGACTGTTTTGGGTTTCAGATAGCTTTTCAATTTATATTTGGTTTTGGAAACATTGCGGTCATCGTCTATTAATTCTTAAACCAAAAGAAGCCTGATCTTATGTGATATCCATGTCCATCGGTCAACACAACTTCTAAACGTACGGTTCCAAAAAGAGCCGTAGACTGAAGATCAACTCCCCTGATCAATGGCTGTGAGTGCTCGCGCGATCTTCTTTGTATCAGTGTTGGTACTGTTATGCATGATAATGTTCTTGATCTTCTTATCATTAACATGAAATTTTGTTGCAGATTTTCGGTTCAAGTAATGATCTTCTAGTTGGAATAATTCcttctgttatatatattttcattcttGTGAACCTGTGATATTGCAGAACCATATCATCTTGTTAAGAAACATccttaaaaagaattaaaacttGCATGTCTGCAGCAGCACTCACACGTACCGGAGTTTGGCAACTGGGAAAATGACAATATCCCTTACACCGCCTACTTCGAGAAAGCAAGAAAAGAGAAAGGTGGGGTGATGATAAACCCAAATGATCCGGAGGAGAATCCTGAGGCATTTATGTACATGGGTAGAGGGGGCTTGGAAATGACTGCTGATTACCGTGCAGTCCAGGCTCCTAGTCATCTCCATGTAGATTCCAGCACCAAGTCAGTCTCTCCGGAGGAAAAACAACACATTGATCAGGGGCATACAAGCCATCGTTCTCATCGTAGGAACCCTTCTGATTTACAAAAAAATGGGAACCCTAGGATCATTGAATTTGACTCTGGCAGCAGTTTATATAGAAGCAAATCTGATTATTCACTCATGCAGCAGCCTAGTTACCGACGGAAGAGGTCTGACAACAAGAAGACTCCGGCAGCTGATGGGGTTGATTGCTTCTCCTCGACTGTCGCCGGTCATGGCAGACAAAGATCACTCGGAAGTTATTCCTCTGTTGAAGTTGTAAATGATCTGCAGGTAACTATACATCTACAACTCCTTtacaaatctaaattattttgtaacttcattaaaaataatttcaattttataaaactatccTCAATTTGaaactaaattataaaataatcataaatgtGTTATATTTCATTAGAATATTTGAGTAATGAATTAAATTTAACAACATTTTGTAGCAGTTTAAGCTTTCAAAACAAATGATTAGGACTAAGATATGCTCTTTATGTCGGCACCGTGAGAAATATTATCTCACaaagaaattacacaaaaataatattataaaatgacatagttttatataattcattaaatctactttacaataaaaataactttacaatttgacgAACCACATCATACCAGATCAGTTTGtgtgaatattatttttgtgtaatctatTTGTAACTAGAGTATTTCCCTTACATAAACATAAATTGTAGCTACTTCGCTTATCTATCTCTcttgttataacttataatcTAAATTGGTTATACAATGATTGATTTTGCAAATTCTGTGGGGGGTGAATAGCATCGAAGAGGTGCATCATCGATACCCAAGTTTGGAGCTTGGAATGAAGCAGACCCAAAATCAGGAGAAGGATTCACTGTCATATTCAACAGAttaaaagaggaaaaacagacCGAAACCTCACATTTCCCAGttgaacaacaacaacaaccgaGTTATCATTCAAATACTGAAAGACATGAACGATCTTCCCCTAGATCAAAGGTATAAATTGCCAAAGAAGTTTTGTCCttaattttattcaaatctCATCATTCAAGGAATTTTGATGCTTTTGTAGAATCTTGATGCATGCCATTAACTGTTTTCTTGACAATGAATATTAGAGCATAATGCAGTTCATGATGTATATAGTTTCATATTCTTATAAATTTCTTTGAGACTAATTTCCAGATTTTTCTTCATTACTGATCATCACAATCTGCAGATATGTTGCTGTCTGTTTTCAAGTGGAAGCGAGtgatttacatggctttgcttctgCTATTCACCTGCTCCTCTAAAAAGTGAACAGGGACTCATGTTCGTTGGTGCCGGTGCTGCCATGTTTCTCAGCGTATTGACTGATCAGGATTATACCCTTAAATACTAGTTAATCTAGTACAACttgtgtgttttctttttcttgttactTCCTCTGAATGTTAAAGAACCTTTGgcaattaattaattctaagatGCAGAATCTTTGTtcttttgtgatttgttttgctttgtcgaatgtattttaaaataaaaataaaaaaaagatcaaaGGTATGAAGGAAACTCAATTCCCGACTCCCCGAACATCCTCTTTAAGAGGGGTTTAATGATATATATTGCACCAACTAACGTATTTGTCACAACAATGTCAAGCTGGCTGCAAAATTAAGCATTGGCACGTAGATATATATTAGTACTTGACAACAAcaaaaacccataaaattaGCTAGGGCTCAAGATTCAGATCTTCATGATAAAACTCCTCAATCCTCATtgctatttatttgtttttctattaGAGTTAGGCCCGGTTAGGATAAAAGTCTTCTAACTTATCCCAACTaatatcatctaattattataaattttttaaatttctatataaaatataataaataatttaattttttaaaatcataaaataataagaataataataataataaataatattttaataatattttattttatttttatttttatatcaattcatctcaattcactgTCTAAACTTTCTCTTAATATTATCGAAAGCACCCCTGATCGATTAGATGGGCATGGTGCtaaaattatatgaatatattagttgattgaatttatttttttataaattatttaaaaatgttgagatttttaatttaaattcaaacatttgaataaaaaaaaaaaaaactcgataataaagcaataaaaaaataatataagagtATCATTGTCCAATCTTTTGCAGTACGACCACTTCGGCCCCAACAACCATACACATGAATTGGACTGGCCCTCGCGACCATACCGTTAGCCTTAAAAGGGACTCTTCCGTGTCTACACACGTATTTGAATGGAATGTGCTAGCCGGCTACTTGGCGTTACTGTTAGTCGAGGTTGATTGTTGAATTGAATTAaggtaaaagttaaaagttgaaaataatattattatttttttaatattattatttaaagatttaaaaaaattaaattatttattatattttatattaaaatttagaaaaattataataagtaaatgaaatgagttgaaatggATTTGAGATCTAAACTGGCCCATAGGTATCATTTGgataataagttgagatgagatgagttgagatgaaa
This genomic interval from Carya illinoinensis cultivar Pawnee chromosome 10, C.illinoinensisPawnee_v1, whole genome shotgun sequence contains the following:
- the LOC122278395 gene encoding RPM1-interacting protein 4-like: MAIFGSKLKLACLQQHSHVPEFGNWENDNIPYTAYFEKARKEKGGVMINPNDPEENPEAFMYMGRGGLEMTADYRAVQAPSHLHVDSSTKSVSPEEKQHIDQGHTSHRSHRRNPSDLQKNGNPRIIEFDSGSSLYRSKSDYSLMQQPSYRRKRSDNKKTPAADGVDCFSSTVAGHGRQRSLGSYSSVEVVNDLQHRRGASSIPKFGAWNEADPKSGEGFTVIFNRLKEEKQTETSHFPVEQQQQPSYHSNTERHERSSPRSKGLMFVGAGAAMFLSVLTDQDYTLKY